In the genome of Plasmodium yoelii strain 17X genome assembly, chromosome: 14, one region contains:
- a CDS encoding cell division protein FtsH: protein MYNYYKNFTSKIMNSNQYANDNYASSESDKHGEEDESALLSNGDRKYMNKSKSNQYDIDNGYYGYYDKIFGKRRNKKWNYFVIFFLGVCLGFAIWPFFMTIITYKLVYKDNYNNHNFPTSDNSNSLKPYVNDKNRKNDNPNNRTPPSEQGQKKPSPHFKPVKFDEIAGIDESKLELLEVVDFIKNRERYQEMGARMPKGVLLVGPPGSGKTMLARAVATEANVPYIYTSGPEFIEIYVGQGAKRIRQLFSHARSVAPSIVFIDEIDAIGGKRSPSASNGAGQKEHDQTLNQLLVEMDGFSNTVHIMVIGATNRIDTLDSALLRPGRFDRIVYVPLPDVSGRKKILEIYIKKIKSNLNANDIERMSRLTPGFSGADLENLVNEATILATRNKKSLVTINELFEARDKVSMGPERKSLKQSEHQRRITAYHEAGHAIVAYFLHPKTDPIHKATIISRGNALGYVEQIPVDDRHNYFKSQMEAKLAVCMGGRTAEEIVFGKSETSSGASSDISRATDIAYKMVTEWGMSDKLGPLNYKKRMGDGYSSMRLSAQTISAIETEVKTLVEKGKSISEEILRRHRKELDNLAFALLDKETLTGEEIKKIVDPNNSRDQSNRYQLLNKDPKNDDTQNDNNNSGKKPVRSDGKTNTSKNEKNEPNSHENEYNDSKEIDTNDKDNSNNMKSDEVNDLNKMENFVENEYIDTKDITTLSSENEIGILSKHFKNENKKLKKKYSRDPNTKNNNVLKMINSHKPSYYSKNENIDSENSINNSLDDFSDNIRNTRDSENNYDNNNTVKNTSELFTNDFSEENNNDNLSSVKTKDINYNNFQEIVDISPIKNVSEMKKFNIYEHNLNKLFLFDIFNN, encoded by the coding sequence atgtataattattaCAAAAATTTTACAAGTAAAATTATGAATTCTAATCAATATGCAAATGATAATTATGCATCTTCCGAATCAGACAAACATGGTGAAGAAGATGAGTCTGCATTACTTTCAAATGGAGatagaaaatatatgaataagaGCAAGAGTAACCAATATGATATTGATAATGGGTATTATGGatattatgataaaatttttgGTAAACgaagaaacaaaaaatggAATTATTTTGTCATATTTTTTCTAGGCGTATGTCTAGGATTTGCTATATGGCCATTTTTTATGACAATcattacatataaattagTTTATAaagataattataataatcataatTTTCCAACAAGTGATAATTCAAATTCTTTAAAACCTTATGTAAATGacaaaaatagaaaaaatgataatcCTAATAATAGAACGCCTCCAAGTGAGCAAGGTCAAAAAAAGCCATCTCCACATTTTAAGCCTGTAAAATTTGATGAAATTGCTGGAATAGATGAATCAAAATTAGAACTTTTAGAAGTTGttgattttataaaaaatagagAACGTTATCAAGAAATGGGTGCACGAATGCCTAAAGGTGTGTTATTAGTTGGACCCCCAGGATCTGGTAAAACTATGCTAGCTCGGGCAGTAGCTACAGAAGCTAATgttccatatatatatacatctGGGCCTGAATTTATAGAAATATATGTAGGTCAAGGAGCAAAAAGAATCAGGCAATTATTTTCACATGCTAGATCAGTTGCACCATCAATTGTTTTTATTGATGAAATTGATGCAATAGGAGGGAAACGAAGTCCTAGTGCATCTAATGGTGCAGGGCAAAAAGAACATGATCAAACATTAAATCAATTATTAGTTGAAATGGATGGATTTAGTAATACTGTGCATATTATGGTTATAGGGGCAACGAATAGAATTGATACTTTAGATAGTGCTTTACTTAGACCTGGCAGATTTGATAGAATTGTATATGTTCCATTACCAGATGTAAGCGGCAGGAAAAAAATACTAGaaatttacataaaaaaaattaaaagtaaTTTAAATGCGAATGATATTGAAAGAATGTCAAGATTGACACCTGGTTTTTCGGGCGCCGATTTAGAAAATCTTGTAAATGAAGCAACTATATTAGCTAcgagaaataaaaaaagtttaGTTACTATAAACGAATTATTTGAAGCAAGAGATAAAGTTTCGATGGGGCCTGAAAGAAAATCGTTAAAACAATCAGAACATCAAAGGAGAATAACTGCTTATCATGAAGCTGGACATGCAATAGTTGCATATTTTCTTCACCCCAAAACAGATCCTATACATAAAGCTACTATTATTTCTAGAGGTAATGCTTTAGGGTATGTAGAGCAAATACCTGTTGATGATAggcataattattttaaaagtCAAATGGAAGCAAAATTAGCAGTATGTATGGGGGGAAGAACAGCAGAAGAAATCGTTTTCGGAAAATCTGAAACAAGTAGTGGAGCATCTAGTGACATTTCAAGAGCTACTGATATAGCTTATAAAATGGTAACCGAATGGGGAATGTCAGATAAATTAGGCccattaaattataaaaaaagaatggGTGATGGTTATTCTTCTATGAGATTATCAGCTCAAACTATATCAGCTATAGAGACGGAAGTTAAAACTTTAGTAGAAAAGGGAAAAAGCATATCAGAAGAAATTTTAAGAAGACATAGAAAAGAATTAGATAATTTAGCTTTTGCATTATTAGATAAAGAAACATTAACTGGagaagaaattaaaaaaatagttgATCCTAATAATTCAAGGGATCAATCAAATAGATATCAACTCTTAAATAAAGATCCTAAGAATGATGATACACAAAATGATAACAATAATAGTGGAAAGAAACCTGTACGAAGCGATGGGAAAACAAACACAtcaaaaaacgaaaaaaatgaaccaAATTCTCatgaaaatgaatataacgATTCTAAAGAAATAGATACCAATGACAAAGATAACAGCAATAATATGAAATCTGATGAAGTTAATGATCTTAATAAAATGGAGAATTTTGTCGAAAATGAATACATTGATACTAAAGATATAACGACACTTTCGTCTGAAAACGAAATTGGAATTTTAAgtaaacattttaaaaatgaaaacaaaaaacttaagaaaaaatattcgAGGGATCCAAACACCAAGAATAACAATGTactaaaaatgataaatagtCACAAACCATCATACTATTctaaaaatgaaaacattGATTCAGAAAATAGTATTAATAACTCATTGGATGATTTTTCTGACAATATTAGAAATACTAGAGACAGTGAAAACAactatgataataataacactGTAAAAAATACTAGTGAACTTTTTACAAACGATTTTtctgaagaaaataataatgataatttaaGTTCTgtaaaaacaaaagatataAATTACAATAATTTTCAGGAAATAGTAGATATATCAcctattaaaaatgtttctGAAATGAAAAAGTTCAATATTTATGAGCataatttgaataaattatttttatttgacatttttaataattaa